From Candidatus Nitricoxidivorans perseverans, the proteins below share one genomic window:
- a CDS encoding L,D-transpeptidase: MFIRISIPNQTLELFGEGGERLRRFAVSTAKNGAGELNGSYCTPRGRHIVRAKIGAGTPENTVFVRRRPTGEIWAPELAAQFPGRDWILTRILWLSGKELGFNRLGDRDTMRRYIYIHGSPDTVEMGCPGSIGCIRMRNRDIVELFDLVPPYTPVEIL; this comes from the coding sequence ATGTTCATCAGGATCAGCATTCCCAACCAGACGCTGGAACTCTTCGGCGAGGGTGGTGAGCGGCTCAGGCGCTTTGCAGTTTCGACGGCGAAAAACGGGGCAGGGGAGTTGAACGGCAGCTACTGCACGCCCCGCGGCCGGCACATCGTCCGCGCGAAGATCGGCGCCGGCACGCCCGAAAACACCGTCTTCGTCCGACGCAGGCCGACGGGCGAAATCTGGGCGCCGGAACTTGCTGCGCAGTTTCCCGGCCGGGACTGGATACTGACCCGCATCCTCTGGCTGTCGGGAAAGGAGCTGGGCTTCAACCGCCTGGGGGACCGGGACACCATGCGCCGCTATATCTATATCCACGGCAGCCCGGACACGGTGGAAATGGGCTGCCCCGGCTCGATCGGCTGCATCCGGATGCGCAACCGGGACATCGTGGAACTCTTCGACCTCGTGCCGCCTTATACGCCGGTCGAAATACTGTAG
- a CDS encoding folate-binding protein: MMQEWIDLIFHQRAGQGARDAAEHLGDPTAELAAARDGTVIAPLADHGLIRATGEEAAVFLHSLLTNDVKSLESGCARFAGLCTAKGRLIATFTIWHDGADLLLMLPGDILPGILKKLSMYVLRSRVRLSDAGSERVLLGLAGPDAESRLTDLGATPPDSPMQTTTFDDGQVVRLDDRRFVLSVTPASAIDCWTKLSGKVSPVGTAAWRWLEIAAGRPRIVTATQEAFVPQMVNMEVPPVDGVSFHKGCYPGQEIVARTQYLGKVKRRMYRARLETAFPAGTDIFTPESGDQHCGALATVAPSPAGGFECLVVVQSSGHDAGEVHVGSPQGPLLSFLPLPYSISTGV; encoded by the coding sequence ATGATGCAGGAGTGGATCGATCTCATTTTCCACCAGCGTGCCGGCCAGGGCGCACGCGACGCCGCGGAGCACCTTGGGGACCCGACGGCCGAATTGGCCGCCGCCCGCGATGGCACCGTGATCGCGCCGCTGGCCGATCACGGGCTGATCCGCGCGACGGGCGAGGAGGCCGCGGTTTTCCTCCATAGCCTCCTGACCAACGACGTCAAGAGTCTCGAATCGGGGTGTGCCCGCTTTGCCGGCCTGTGCACCGCCAAGGGCCGGTTGATCGCAACCTTTACGATCTGGCACGATGGCGCCGATCTCCTCCTCATGCTGCCAGGCGACATCCTGCCCGGCATCCTGAAGAAGCTGTCCATGTATGTGCTGCGCAGCAGGGTGCGGCTTTCGGATGCCGGGAGCGAAAGGGTGCTGCTCGGTCTGGCGGGCCCCGACGCGGAGAGCCGGCTGACCGATCTCGGCGCAACGCCGCCCGACTCGCCCATGCAGACGACGACCTTCGATGACGGCCAGGTGGTCCGCCTCGACGATCGCCGGTTCGTGCTGTCCGTGACGCCAGCGTCGGCCATCGACTGCTGGACGAAACTGTCCGGAAAAGTTAGTCCCGTCGGGACGGCGGCCTGGCGCTGGCTGGAGATCGCCGCCGGCCGGCCGCGGATCGTGACCGCGACCCAGGAAGCTTTCGTGCCACAGATGGTCAACATGGAGGTGCCTCCCGTGGATGGCGTCAGTTTCCACAAGGGCTGCTATCCTGGGCAGGAAATCGTCGCCCGCACCCAGTATCTCGGCAAGGTCAAGCGGCGCATGTATCGGGCCAGGCTGGAAACGGCCTTCCCGGCGGGCACCGATATCTTTACCCCGGAATCCGGCGACCAGCATTGCGGCGCCCTGGCCACCGTCGCACCCTCGCCGGCAGGCGGTTTTGAATGCCTGGTGGTCGTCCAGTCTTCAGGACACGATGCGGGCGAAGTGCATGTGGGCAGTCCGCAAGGCCCACTCCTTTCCTTCCTGCCCCTGCCCTACAGTATTTCGACCGGCGTATAA
- the mltG gene encoding endolytic transglycosylase MltG produces MRLLKRLLFLVFLGGTAFAGWLAWFALAPLPTTAASMEFDIRPGSGLRTAARTMADAGLGFSPWQFVLLGRLAGREADIKAGSYEVASGITPWRLLKKLTRGDVTQTDIVFVEGITFRQMRAALDAHPEVRHDTAGLADAEILARLEASEPHPEGLFFPDTYIFSKQSSDLAILRRAYQTMKRQLSMEWESRDKSTPFENPSQALTLASIIEKETGFAADRPQIAAVFVNRLRRGMLLQTDPTVIYGMGEAFDGNLRKRDLTADTPYNTYTRPGLPPTPIAMPGLDSIRAVLHPPASDNLYFVARGDGSSMFSRTLEAHNRAVNRYQRGGKSNNAR; encoded by the coding sequence ATGCGCCTCCTCAAGCGACTCCTTTTTCTGGTCTTCCTCGGCGGCACGGCTTTCGCCGGCTGGCTGGCGTGGTTCGCCCTGGCGCCGCTGCCCACGACCGCCGCTTCGATGGAATTCGACATCCGCCCCGGTAGCGGTCTCCGGACGGCCGCCCGGACAATGGCCGACGCCGGATTGGGGTTTTCCCCATGGCAGTTTGTCCTGCTCGGCCGCCTGGCCGGCCGGGAAGCCGACATCAAGGCGGGCAGCTACGAGGTCGCATCGGGCATCACGCCCTGGCGGCTCCTGAAAAAGCTCACGCGGGGCGACGTGACGCAGACCGATATCGTCTTCGTCGAGGGCATCACCTTCCGGCAGATGCGCGCCGCCCTGGATGCCCATCCAGAGGTGCGCCACGACACGGCGGGGCTGGCCGATGCCGAAATCCTGGCTCGGCTGGAGGCTTCCGAACCCCATCCGGAAGGGCTCTTTTTCCCGGACACTTACATATTTTCGAAGCAGTCCAGCGATCTGGCGATCCTGCGGCGGGCGTATCAGACGATGAAAAGACAGCTTTCTATGGAATGGGAAAGCCGCGATAAATCAACGCCTTTCGAGAATCCCTCCCAGGCGCTGACCCTGGCCTCGATCATCGAGAAGGAAACCGGATTCGCCGCCGACCGACCCCAGATCGCGGCCGTCTTCGTTAACCGCCTGCGTCGCGGAATGCTGTTGCAGACCGACCCGACGGTGATCTACGGGATGGGCGAAGCCTTCGACGGCAACCTGAGAAAACGCGACCTGACCGCCGACACCCCCTACAATACCTACACTCGCCCCGGCCTGCCGCCGACCCCCATCGCCATGCCGGGGCTGGATTCCATTCGGGCGGTGTTGCATCCGCCGGCTTCCGACAATCTCTATTTCGTTGCCCGTGGCGATGGTTCCAGCATGTTCTCGCGCACGTTGGAGGCGCATAATCGCGCCGTCAATCGGTACCAGCGGGGTGGGAAATCGAATAATGCGCGGTAA
- the tmk gene encoding dTMP kinase, whose translation MMRGKFITLEGIDGAGKSTHLGWLVEYLRAGGKSVVQTREPGGTPLGEKLRTLLLSEPMHLETEALLMFAARREHIAQVIEPALARGDWVVCDRFTDASFAYQGGGRGLDRIRLEILESWVQGELAPDLTLLFDVPIDVALGRIGGMRRELDRFEQEKADFFERVRAAYLSRAACDTHRIRVIEADRPIDSIKNELEEVITSVCR comes from the coding sequence ATAATGCGCGGTAAATTCATCACGCTCGAAGGCATCGACGGCGCGGGTAAAAGCACCCATCTGGGCTGGCTGGTCGAATATTTGCGCGCCGGAGGCAAAAGCGTAGTGCAAACGCGCGAGCCCGGCGGTACCCCCCTGGGCGAAAAGCTGCGGACGTTGCTCCTGTCCGAGCCCATGCACCTGGAAACCGAGGCGCTGCTCATGTTCGCCGCTCGGCGCGAACATATCGCCCAGGTGATCGAGCCGGCGCTGGCGCGGGGGGACTGGGTGGTTTGCGACCGATTCACCGACGCGAGCTTTGCCTACCAGGGCGGGGGCAGGGGGCTTGACCGGATCAGACTGGAGATATTGGAGAGCTGGGTGCAGGGTGAGCTCGCCCCGGACTTGACCCTGCTTTTCGATGTGCCCATCGACGTTGCCCTGGGGCGGATCGGAGGCATGAGACGGGAACTGGATCGCTTCGAGCAGGAAAAGGCCGATTTCTTCGAGCGGGTCCGGGCGGCCTACCTGTCGAGGGCGGCATGCGACACCCACCGGATCCGCGTCATCGAGGCGGATCGCCCCATCGATTCCATCAAGAATGAACTTGAAGAAGTCATTACAAGTGTCTGTAGATAA
- the holB gene encoding DNA polymerase III subunit delta' gives MNLKKSLQVSVDKVYSWNAPLWRQLWDAGSGPPHALLLAGPPGVGKSVFADALAERLLCENRSGDTACGACPSCHWLAGGNHPDFRRVIPEADAEDTAETEAGSSKKKASTQIRIDQIRELEDFVYMGGHRNRGRVILVEPADAMNPAAANSLLKILEEPPATVYFILITQKWRRLLPTIRSRCRLLMFPRPSLEVAQKWLEGQGAADAAQLLPMMGGAPLRALNEVERGRAPLWNGLADILANPGTDPLALATRWESQIKNGDGLTMEDLVAVIQKWVFDLAHGRMAGKRRFFAGTKMEEAAWTKIPGLIRCYDEILRVRALASHPLNAKLFLEDIAARYLRALAT, from the coding sequence ATGAACTTGAAGAAGTCATTACAAGTGTCTGTAGATAAAGTATATAGCTGGAACGCCCCCTTGTGGAGGCAGCTTTGGGATGCCGGCTCCGGCCCGCCCCACGCGCTGCTGCTGGCCGGCCCGCCTGGCGTGGGGAAGAGCGTCTTCGCAGACGCATTGGCGGAGCGTCTGCTCTGTGAAAACCGTTCCGGAGACACCGCCTGCGGTGCATGTCCCTCATGTCACTGGCTTGCGGGCGGAAATCACCCGGATTTTCGCCGCGTCATTCCAGAGGCGGATGCGGAGGATACCGCCGAAACGGAAGCTGGTTCGAGCAAAAAAAAGGCCAGCACCCAGATCCGCATCGACCAGATTCGGGAACTGGAGGACTTCGTCTACATGGGGGGGCACCGGAACCGGGGGCGCGTCATCCTCGTCGAACCTGCCGACGCGATGAACCCGGCCGCCGCAAATTCACTTCTTAAAATACTTGAGGAACCACCTGCAACTGTTTATTTTATATTGATAACTCAGAAGTGGAGACGACTGCTTCCGACGATTCGCAGCCGCTGCCGTCTCCTAATGTTTCCTCGCCCCTCGCTTGAAGTCGCCCAAAAATGGCTTGAGGGTCAGGGCGCGGCCGACGCGGCCCAACTGCTGCCCATGATGGGCGGCGCCCCCCTCCGGGCATTGAACGAAGTCGAGCGGGGCAGGGCTCCTCTGTGGAACGGACTGGCCGATATCCTGGCAAATCCCGGCACCGATCCGCTTGCGCTGGCGACCCGCTGGGAATCGCAGATCAAGAACGGCGACGGGCTGACGATGGAGGACCTCGTGGCGGTGATTCAGAAATGGGTCTTCGACCTGGCCCATGGCCGAATGGCCGGGAAAAGGCGCTTTTTTGCCGGAACCAAAATGGAAGAAGCCGCGTGGACAAAGATTCCGGGATTGATTCGCTGTTACGATGAGATATTGCGGGTGCGTGCGCTGGCCTCCCATCCGCTCAATGCCAAACTGTTTCTGGAGGACATTGCGGCGCGTTACCTCCGCGCCTTGGCAACCTGA
- a CDS encoding PilZ domain-containing protein: protein MIDPAPKSTGGARPSVLSLSINSKSALYAAYMSYLKRGGLFIPTPRPYALGDEIFMLLTLMDEPTTLPIAGTVVWVTPEGAQGNKTQGIGVQFSNDESGQSARRKIEGLLGGHLGASRPTHTI, encoded by the coding sequence ATGATCGATCCCGCCCCAAAATCGACGGGGGGAGCGCGCCCGAGCGTGCTTTCCCTGAGCATCAATTCCAAGTCGGCGCTGTACGCCGCCTATATGTCCTACCTCAAGCGGGGAGGACTGTTCATTCCGACTCCCCGTCCCTATGCCCTCGGCGATGAGATTTTCATGTTGCTCACTCTGATGGACGAACCGACAACACTACCCATCGCCGGCACGGTCGTATGGGTGACGCCGGAAGGCGCCCAGGGCAACAAGACACAGGGCATCGGCGTCCAGTTCAGCAATGATGAAAGCGGCCAGTCGGCTCGGCGCAAGATCGAAGGCCTTCTCGGCGGCCATCTGGGTGCCAGCCGCCCGACCCACACCATCTGA
- a CDS encoding TatD family hydrolase gives MLLVDSHCHPDFPELAQHLPQLIDKMHEYGVCAALCAGVTLERFPALMAITRQHPHLFAAVGVHPDTREGEGAEPDVETLVRLAEDPKVVAIGETGLDYYRLEEGDDAEWQRRRFRIHVGAARRTGNPLIIHMRSAAADTLAILKDEEAGAIGGVFHCFTEDMDTARRALDLGFYISFSGIVTFKNAQSLKEIVRWVPLDRLLIETDAPYLAPVPHRGKINEPAYVRHVAEEIARLRDISLEEVAKATTDNFFRLFRKAVRPHE, from the coding sequence ATGCTACTGGTGGATTCCCATTGCCACCCGGACTTTCCGGAATTAGCGCAGCATCTTCCGCAACTCATTGACAAGATGCATGAATATGGCGTTTGCGCCGCCCTCTGCGCCGGGGTGACCCTGGAGCGTTTCCCGGCGCTCATGGCCATCACGCGCCAGCATCCGCACCTGTTTGCGGCTGTTGGCGTCCATCCTGATACACGGGAAGGAGAGGGCGCCGAACCGGATGTCGAGACTCTCGTTCGGCTGGCGGAAGATCCCAAGGTGGTCGCCATCGGCGAAACCGGCCTCGACTATTACCGGCTGGAGGAGGGAGACGATGCCGAATGGCAGCGCCGCCGCTTCCGGATTCATGTTGGGGCGGCGAGGCGTACGGGCAACCCGCTGATCATCCACATGAGATCCGCCGCAGCCGACACCCTCGCCATCCTTAAAGACGAAGAGGCGGGAGCTATCGGCGGCGTGTTCCACTGCTTTACCGAGGATATGGACACCGCGCGCCGCGCCCTTGACCTGGGCTTTTATATCTCCTTTTCCGGGATCGTGACCTTCAAGAACGCCCAATCGCTGAAGGAAATCGTCCGATGGGTTCCGTTGGACCGCCTGCTGATCGAAACCGATGCGCCTTACCTGGCGCCGGTACCCCATCGCGGCAAGATCAACGAGCCGGCGTACGTTCGGCATGTGGCGGAGGAAATCGCCCGGCTGCGAGACATTTCATTGGAAGAAGTGGCCAAGGCGACCACGGACAACTTTTTCCGTCTGTTCCGGAAGGCGGTTCGTCCCCATGAGTGA
- a CDS encoding ankyrin repeat domain-containing protein, protein MSDLRRLFLTALMIAAAFPPAWAGAYEDILAAAHRGDTETVADLIRRGMDVNTSDRSGTSLLMIAAGNGNEQLLETLLRNRANILKKNKYGDSAITLAAFKGHLPVLRRLIEHGGDAERINDSGWTALHYASFGGHADTVRYLVSMKASLNARAPNGQTALMLATRNGHAEVVRLLLDAGAAE, encoded by the coding sequence ATGAGTGATCTCCGACGCCTGTTCCTTACCGCCCTCATGATTGCAGCCGCTTTCCCGCCAGCATGGGCAGGCGCCTACGAGGATATCCTTGCCGCAGCCCACCGGGGCGATACCGAAACGGTCGCCGACCTCATCCGGCGCGGTATGGACGTCAATACTTCCGACAGGTCCGGAACCAGCCTGCTGATGATCGCCGCCGGAAACGGCAATGAGCAGCTCCTCGAAACACTATTAAGAAATAGAGCCAATATATTGAAGAAAAACAAATATGGAGACTCCGCGATTACGCTGGCTGCCTTCAAGGGACACCTGCCTGTTCTTCGGCGACTGATCGAGCATGGTGGCGACGCCGAAAGGATCAACGATTCGGGATGGACCGCGCTTCATTACGCCTCGTTTGGCGGCCATGCCGACACGGTTCGCTACCTCGTTTCCATGAAGGCATCCCTGAATGCCAGGGCGCCCAATGGCCAGACCGCACTGATGCTGGCAACGCGCAACGGCCACGCCGAAGTCGTGCGCCTGCTGCTCGATGCCGGCGCCGCCGAGTGA
- the pgsA gene encoding CDP-diacylglycerol--glycerol-3-phosphate 3-phosphatidyltransferase, with protein MPLNIPNLLTWARIVLIPVVVGVFYLPLAAHEQNLVATVAFTVAAVTDWFDGWLARRLGQTSAFGAFLDPVADKLMVAAALAMLLKLGRVDAVVAFVIIGREIAISALREWMARIGASRSVAVSFLGKLKTTAQMVAIPMLLYHDPLGPLDPRLTGTWLVWIAAILTLWSMAYYLRKAWPEISARSR; from the coding sequence ATGCCGCTCAACATCCCCAACCTGCTGACCTGGGCGCGCATCGTCCTGATTCCGGTCGTGGTTGGCGTGTTCTATCTGCCGCTTGCCGCGCACGAACAGAATCTCGTCGCCACCGTCGCGTTTACCGTCGCCGCAGTCACGGACTGGTTCGATGGCTGGCTGGCAAGGAGACTCGGCCAGACATCGGCCTTCGGAGCCTTCCTCGATCCGGTGGCCGACAAGCTGATGGTGGCGGCGGCACTCGCCATGCTGCTTAAGCTGGGACGCGTCGACGCAGTCGTCGCTTTCGTGATCATTGGCCGCGAGATCGCCATATCGGCGCTACGCGAGTGGATGGCCAGGATCGGCGCGTCAAGGAGCGTGGCTGTCTCCTTTCTCGGCAAGCTCAAGACCACGGCCCAGATGGTGGCCATCCCCATGCTTCTCTACCACGACCCCCTGGGTCCGCTTGATCCACGACTGACCGGCACGTGGCTCGTCTGGATCGCGGCCATCCTCACACTCTGGTCGATGGCCTATTACCTGCGCAAGGCATGGCCTGAAATATCGGCGAGAAGCCGTTGA